In Streptomyces violaceusniger Tu 4113, one DNA window encodes the following:
- a CDS encoding ATP-binding protein: protein MRRFIGRDRELNVLRNALQAVQGAAGSGKPGQCILMRGRRRVGKSSLVEELLRRAETPYLFFTAAGGTAEDELTKLLDAVARSTLPERGLFHEETPDQWNAALRLLAEILPDDSPSVVVIDEVPYLMDRIDAFEGMLQRAWDRLLSRKPVLLLLVGSDLSMMEALNNYDRPFHQRGREMIVGPLNPADIGEMLGLSPAAALDATLITGGLPLVCAEWRAGADVWEFLRDSLDNPISALLVSAERSLAAEFPPQAMSREVLRAIGSGERTFTNIARAAGGIAHTTLTRATDVLTEKRVVAAELPLSLRPSKERRYRVADPYLRFWLAFLDPHMAEIERMRGDLTLSRIKEQWTSWRGRAIEPLVRESLARLLPDGPLPAAPAIGGYWTRSNDIEIDLVGADRQPVAKQLLFLGSVKWLENSAFDSHDLAALQKHRAAITGEPVPLVAVSRSGVGCSGLQAVYGPEELLSAWRGV, encoded by the coding sequence GTGCGTCGTTTCATCGGGCGGGACCGCGAGCTGAACGTGCTCCGCAACGCCTTGCAGGCGGTTCAGGGCGCCGCCGGGTCGGGGAAACCGGGGCAGTGCATCCTCATGCGGGGAAGACGGCGGGTGGGCAAGTCCAGCCTCGTCGAGGAGTTGCTCCGGCGCGCCGAGACCCCGTACCTCTTCTTCACCGCGGCGGGCGGCACGGCGGAGGACGAGCTGACGAAGCTGCTCGACGCCGTCGCCAGGTCCACCCTGCCGGAGCGGGGACTGTTCCACGAGGAGACCCCCGATCAGTGGAATGCAGCACTCAGGCTGCTTGCGGAGATCCTGCCCGACGACTCTCCCAGCGTCGTCGTCATCGACGAGGTTCCGTATCTCATGGACCGCATCGACGCCTTCGAAGGCATGCTCCAGCGGGCATGGGACCGGCTGCTCAGCCGCAAGCCGGTACTTCTCCTCCTGGTCGGGTCCGATCTGTCGATGATGGAGGCGCTGAACAACTACGACCGTCCCTTTCACCAGCGGGGCCGGGAAATGATCGTGGGACCACTGAACCCGGCCGACATCGGCGAGATGCTCGGCCTGTCACCGGCAGCCGCGCTCGACGCCACTCTGATCACGGGGGGTCTCCCCCTGGTCTGCGCCGAGTGGCGGGCCGGAGCGGATGTCTGGGAGTTCCTCCGTGACTCCCTGGACAATCCGATCTCGGCACTGCTGGTCTCCGCCGAGCGCTCACTGGCCGCGGAGTTTCCACCGCAGGCGATGAGCAGGGAGGTCCTGCGGGCCATCGGATCGGGCGAGCGAACCTTCACCAACATCGCTCGCGCGGCTGGCGGCATCGCCCACACCACTCTTACCCGAGCCACTGACGTCCTGACCGAGAAACGGGTCGTAGCCGCCGAGCTGCCGCTCTCACTGAGGCCGTCGAAGGAACGCCGCTACCGGGTGGCCGACCCCTACCTGCGCTTCTGGCTCGCGTTTCTGGATCCGCACATGGCGGAGATCGAGCGGATGCGGGGAGATCTCACGCTGAGCCGGATCAAGGAGCAGTGGACGAGCTGGCGTGGCCGCGCGATCGAGCCGCTGGTCCGGGAATCCCTCGCCCGCCTTCTGCCGGACGGGCCCCTGCCCGCCGCCCCGGCGATCGGCGGGTACTGGACCCGCAGCAACGACATCGAAATCGACCTGGTTGGCGCCGACCGGCAGCCGGTGGCCAAACAGTTGCTTTTCCTCGGCTCGGTCAAGTGGCTGGAGAACTCCGCGTTCGACAGCCACGACCTGGCCGCACTGCAGAAGCACCGGGCAGCGATCACCGGCGAGCCGGTACCGCTCGTGGCGGTCTCCCGCAGCGGGGTCGGTTGTTCCGGTCTTCAGGCGGTATACGGCCCTGAGGAACTGCTCAGCGCTTGGCGCGGAGTGTGA
- a CDS encoding YbaB/EbfC family nucleoid-associated protein → MIPGGGQPNMQQLLQQAQKMQQDLAAAQEELARTHVEGSAGGGLVKATVTGSGELQGLVIDPKAVDPEDTETLADLVVAAVRDANNAAQELQQQKLGPLAQGLGGMPGLPF, encoded by the coding sequence GTGATCCCCGGTGGTGGCCAGCCGAATATGCAGCAGTTGCTGCAGCAGGCTCAGAAGATGCAGCAGGACCTCGCCGCGGCCCAGGAGGAGCTGGCCCGGACTCATGTCGAGGGTTCCGCGGGCGGTGGCCTGGTGAAGGCGACCGTGACCGGTTCCGGTGAGTTGCAGGGCCTGGTCATCGATCCCAAGGCCGTGGATCCTGAGGACACGGAGACCCTCGCGGATCTGGTCGTCGCGGCCGTCCGTGACGCCAACAACGCCGCGCAGGAGCTCCAGCAGCAGAAGCTCGGCCCGCTCGCCCAGGGGCTGGGCGGTATGCCCGGGCTCCCGTTCTGA
- a CDS encoding sensor histidine kinase, which yields MRETVWRAGRASVELLRGAGIALASYLFIGVALFAAVAMVTVVGAGVLPESVLLVRRTAGYKRRWVGAWTGEPVPEAYQPLNGEVFARVRTAVGDPGTYRDLRWLAAHAVYGWLLACCAMPVWVVGLMADGVWCGLLKQRAVVLPLIERLVDLDAAWSRALLLPSPEALRTTRLAERVEELSETRAGAVAAHGAELRRIERDLHDGTQARLVALSMRVGLARRAYDKDPDAAHKLLEDAQDQAEEALTELRHVVRGIHPPILTDRGLVGAVRALAAGSGLEVSVDDDGVEDGPRAPAAVEAAAYFVIAEALTNAAKHSGAERASVELVRMRDRLRVAVRDEGRGGADPAGGSGLLGMRRRVAALDGTVEMTSPVGGPTLIEVELPCVW from the coding sequence ATGCGGGAGACGGTGTGGCGCGCGGGGCGGGCCTCGGTGGAGTTGCTGCGGGGGGCCGGGATCGCCCTGGCCTCGTATCTGTTCATCGGGGTGGCGCTCTTCGCCGCCGTCGCGATGGTCACCGTCGTGGGCGCGGGGGTGCTGCCCGAGTCCGTACTGCTGGTGCGCAGGACGGCCGGGTACAAGCGGCGGTGGGTGGGCGCCTGGACCGGGGAGCCCGTGCCCGAGGCGTACCAGCCGTTGAACGGGGAGGTGTTCGCGCGGGTGCGGACCGCGGTCGGGGATCCGGGCACGTACCGCGATCTGCGCTGGCTCGCCGCCCACGCCGTCTACGGCTGGCTGCTGGCCTGCTGCGCGATGCCGGTGTGGGTCGTCGGGCTGATGGCCGACGGGGTGTGGTGCGGGCTGTTGAAGCAGCGGGCCGTGGTGCTGCCGCTGATCGAACGGCTCGTCGACCTCGACGCGGCGTGGTCGCGGGCGCTGCTGCTGCCGTCGCCGGAGGCGCTGCGCACCACCCGGCTCGCCGAGCGGGTGGAGGAGCTGTCCGAGACCCGGGCGGGCGCCGTCGCCGCGCACGGGGCCGAACTGCGGCGCATCGAGCGGGATTTGCACGACGGTACGCAGGCGCGTCTGGTGGCGCTCTCGATGCGGGTGGGGCTGGCGCGGCGCGCGTACGACAAGGACCCCGACGCGGCGCACAAGCTGCTGGAGGACGCGCAGGACCAGGCCGAGGAGGCCCTCACCGAGCTGCGCCATGTCGTGCGCGGCATCCATCCGCCGATCCTCACCGACCGTGGACTCGTGGGCGCCGTAAGGGCGCTCGCGGCCGGCAGCGGGCTCGAGGTGTCCGTGGACGACGACGGGGTGGAGGACGGGCCCCGGGCGCCGGCGGCGGTCGAGGCGGCCGCGTACTTCGTGATCGCGGAGGCGCTGACCAACGCGGCCAAGCACAGCGGGGCCGAGCGGGCGTCGGTCGAGCTCGTGCGGATGAGGGATAGGTTGAGGGTCGCGGTACGGGACGAGGGGCGGGGCGGGGCCGATCCCGCGGGCGGCAGCGGGCTGCTCGGCATGCGGCGCCGGGTCGCGGCGCTCGACGGGACCGTGGAGATGACCAGCCCCGTCGGGGGGCCGACGCTGATCGAAGTGGAGCTGCCGTGCGTGTGGTGA
- a CDS encoding response regulator — translation MTVKVVLLDDEELVRKGIRMVLHAEPDIEVVAEGDDGSVAVDLVAEHRPDVVLTDIQMPRVGGLEVARRLAALPDPPAVAALTTFDVDEYVYAALQHGAAGFLLKDTSPRELADAVRVLARGEAMLSPRITTKLLAAFATGAVAPQARSRMAELTAREREVAVAVAQGHSNSQIATDLFVSQSTVKVHLSRIMTKLDAANRTQVALITHDAGLT, via the coding sequence GTGACCGTCAAGGTAGTCCTCCTCGACGACGAGGAGTTGGTGCGCAAGGGCATCCGGATGGTCCTCCACGCCGAGCCGGACATCGAGGTGGTCGCCGAAGGCGATGACGGCTCGGTGGCAGTGGATCTGGTGGCCGAGCACCGCCCGGACGTGGTGCTCACCGACATCCAGATGCCCCGCGTCGGCGGCCTGGAGGTCGCCCGGCGGCTCGCCGCGCTGCCCGATCCTCCCGCCGTCGCGGCGCTCACCACCTTCGACGTCGACGAATACGTCTACGCCGCACTCCAGCACGGCGCGGCGGGCTTCCTGCTCAAAGACACCTCGCCGCGCGAACTGGCCGACGCGGTACGGGTCCTCGCGCGCGGCGAGGCGATGCTCTCACCCCGCATCACCACCAAGCTGCTGGCCGCCTTCGCCACTGGCGCGGTCGCCCCGCAAGCGCGATCGCGGATGGCGGAGCTGACCGCCCGCGAGCGCGAGGTCGCCGTGGCAGTCGCCCAAGGCCACAGCAACTCCCAGATCGCCACCGACTTGTTCGTGAGCCAGTCCACGGTCAAGGTCCATCTCAGCCGGATCATGACCAAGCTCGACGCCGCCAACCGCACCCAGGTCGCGCTCATCACCCACGACGCCGGACTGACCTGA
- a CDS encoding TetR/AcrR family transcriptional regulator → MGRWEPGASSRLREAALALYLERGFEQTMVADIAERAGVTARTFFRYFADKREVFFDASAELEEKSLAALEAAPATAPPLDAVAAALVAAAEVIGGNRELARVRQAVIMANASLRERELIKLTSMSVAVADGLRRRGVGNAEASLAAETGVAVFRVAFERWVNAAEDRALGDVIRETLAQLRTLTAAS, encoded by the coding sequence ATGGGACGGTGGGAGCCTGGGGCCAGTAGTCGGCTGCGCGAGGCCGCGCTGGCGCTGTATCTGGAACGTGGCTTCGAGCAGACCATGGTGGCCGATATAGCCGAACGGGCAGGCGTCACCGCCCGCACCTTCTTCCGGTACTTCGCCGACAAGCGCGAGGTTTTCTTCGACGCGTCGGCCGAACTGGAGGAGAAGTCGCTCGCCGCCCTGGAGGCGGCGCCGGCAACAGCGCCGCCGCTGGACGCCGTCGCGGCCGCGCTCGTCGCCGCGGCCGAGGTCATCGGCGGCAACCGTGAGCTCGCACGGGTGCGCCAGGCGGTGATCATGGCCAACGCCAGTCTCCGCGAACGTGAGCTGATCAAGCTCACGTCCATGTCGGTCGCCGTGGCCGACGGGCTGCGACGGCGGGGTGTCGGCAACGCCGAGGCCAGCCTGGCCGCCGAGACAGGTGTCGCCGTGTTCCGTGTCGCCTTCGAGCGATGGGTAAACGCCGCCGAGGACCGCGCGTTGGGCGACGTCATCCGCGAGACGCTGGCCCAACTGCGGACCTTGACCGCCGCAAGCTGA
- a CDS encoding NADP-dependent oxidoreductase gives MATLKRIQYHQYGGPEVLRLENFEPARPGAGEILVRVRAAAANPMDWKIRNGEMKIMSGRSFPRGLGHDFAGVVEAVGDGITRLAVGDAVLGGAGIKAAGAFAEMVLAEEKAVVKKPTELSFEQAAAIPTVGLTALQAITSKAKVQPGQAVFIHGCLGGVGRAAAQTAMVRGASVGGSCRATAAHDAHDLGITPVVDFDFDPAALSGRFDLVFDTAGTLPIKAARTLLKPGGRIIDITPTPAKFARSALPGPYQVMIAQPITSDLEEVARAAGEGTLRLPIARTVPLTEAIAALMELERNRTPKGGKLVIAVG, from the coding sequence ATGGCGACGCTGAAGCGCATCCAGTACCACCAGTACGGCGGGCCTGAGGTGTTGCGGCTCGAGAACTTCGAGCCCGCACGGCCCGGCGCCGGCGAGATCCTGGTCCGGGTACGGGCGGCGGCAGCCAACCCGATGGACTGGAAGATCCGCAACGGCGAGATGAAGATCATGAGCGGCCGTAGCTTCCCGCGCGGGCTGGGTCACGACTTCGCAGGCGTCGTCGAGGCGGTCGGCGACGGCATCACCCGGCTCGCCGTCGGCGACGCGGTGCTCGGCGGAGCCGGCATCAAGGCGGCGGGGGCGTTCGCCGAGATGGTCCTTGCCGAGGAGAAGGCGGTCGTGAAGAAGCCGACGGAGCTCTCCTTCGAACAGGCCGCCGCGATCCCCACTGTCGGGCTCACCGCCTTGCAGGCCATAACCAGCAAAGCGAAGGTGCAGCCCGGGCAGGCAGTCTTCATCCACGGCTGCCTCGGCGGAGTCGGCCGCGCCGCCGCCCAGACCGCGATGGTGCGCGGCGCCTCGGTGGGAGGTAGCTGCCGCGCGACCGCCGCGCACGACGCGCACGACCTGGGCATCACCCCGGTCGTCGACTTCGACTTCGACCCCGCGGCGCTCAGCGGACGATTCGACCTCGTCTTCGACACCGCCGGTACGCTCCCGATCAAAGCGGCACGGACGTTGCTGAAGCCCGGCGGCCGCATCATCGACATCACCCCCACCCCTGCGAAATTCGCCAGAAGCGCGCTGCCCGGGCCCTACCAGGTCATGATCGCCCAGCCCATTACGAGCGACCTCGAAGAAGTCGCGCGAGCCGCCGGGGAGGGAACACTGCGGCTGCCGATCGCTCGCACCGTACCGCTCACCGAAGCGATCGCGGCGCTCATGGAACTCGAACGCAACCGCACGCCCAAGGGCGGCAAACTCGTCATCGCCGTCGGCTGA
- a CDS encoding DNA polymerase III subunit gamma and tau, whose protein sequence is MSSLALYRRYRPETFAEVIGQEHVTGPLQQALRNNRVNHAYLFSGPRGCGKTTSARILARCLNCEKGPTPAPCGECQSCQDLARNGPGSIDVIEIDAASHGGVDDARELREKAFFGPASSRYKIYIIDEAHMVTSAGFNALLKVVEEPPQHLKFIFATTEPEKVIGTIRSRTHHYPFRLVPPGTLREYLGEVCGREAIPVEDGVLPLVVRAGAGSVRDSMSVMDQLLAGAADDGVTYAMATSLLGYTDGSLLDSIVDAFAATDGAAAFEVVNRVIEGGNDPRRFVADLLERLRDLVILAAVPDAAEKGLIDAPADVVERMQAQASVFGGAELSRAADLVNEGLTEMRGATSPRLQLELICARVLLPAAFDDERSVQSRLERLERGALAGGLGGGAGAGAGGGAGGGFAGAAGPGPAMGYVPGPDAHAPAAPPAAGPSGPAAARAAMAGGGSGQGQAPGGPGGAEAPDGWPAGARPAADSGPGGAADGGQPAGAPAAPVEGGGGQRPGAWPSGAQSPAVEGGGSRPGAWPTASAPGSGASGASGASGAGGPSGASAPSGASDVGGATGGGGASGGASGGGAPARQPGGWPTATAPGQGGGPPAQTPAAPSAPTASSGPASPPASAAPSAPAQGAPSMAQGAVQVRQMWPDILEAVKNRRRFTWILLSQNATVSGFDGTTLQLGFSNAGARDSFVGGGSEDVLRQALQDAIGVQWRVEAIVDPSGGTGQQGGGPGGLGGPGGSGGFGGGGGATGGGGFGGGGGFGGGSGPGGGGPGGGGQSAAPRQSAPRPAPASPPPAAPAAPSGAVDASPPPEAAYREPEPPRVALEDDMPAEDDPDLDDTALSGHDLIVRELGATVIEEIVNE, encoded by the coding sequence GTGTCGTCCCTCGCGCTGTACCGCCGCTACCGCCCCGAGACCTTCGCGGAGGTCATCGGGCAGGAGCATGTCACCGGCCCGCTGCAGCAGGCGCTGCGCAACAACCGGGTCAACCACGCGTATCTCTTCAGCGGTCCCCGCGGGTGTGGCAAGACGACCAGTGCGCGCATCCTGGCCCGCTGTCTGAACTGTGAGAAGGGTCCCACTCCGGCGCCGTGCGGCGAGTGCCAGTCGTGCCAGGACCTCGCGCGGAACGGACCGGGCTCGATCGATGTGATCGAGATCGACGCCGCGTCCCACGGTGGTGTGGACGACGCCCGTGAGCTGAGGGAGAAGGCGTTCTTCGGGCCCGCGTCGAGTCGTTACAAGATCTACATCATCGATGAGGCCCATATGGTCACCTCGGCGGGGTTCAACGCCCTGCTGAAGGTGGTCGAGGAGCCTCCGCAGCATCTCAAGTTCATCTTCGCGACCACCGAGCCGGAGAAGGTCATCGGCACGATCCGGTCGCGTACGCACCACTATCCGTTCCGGCTCGTGCCGCCCGGGACGCTCCGCGAGTATCTGGGCGAGGTCTGCGGGCGCGAGGCGATCCCGGTCGAGGACGGGGTGCTGCCGCTGGTGGTGCGGGCAGGGGCCGGGTCGGTGCGGGATTCGATGTCGGTGATGGACCAGCTCCTCGCGGGCGCGGCCGACGACGGTGTGACCTACGCCATGGCGACCTCGCTGCTCGGTTATACGGACGGCTCGCTGCTCGACTCGATCGTGGACGCCTTCGCGGCGACCGACGGGGCGGCGGCGTTCGAGGTCGTCAACCGCGTGATCGAGGGGGGCAACGACCCCCGGCGCTTCGTCGCCGATCTGCTGGAGCGGCTGCGCGATCTGGTGATCCTCGCCGCCGTGCCGGACGCCGCGGAGAAGGGGCTCATCGACGCCCCGGCCGATGTGGTGGAGCGGATGCAGGCGCAGGCGTCGGTCTTCGGCGGCGCCGAGCTGAGCCGCGCGGCGGACCTGGTCAATGAGGGCCTTACGGAGATGCGCGGCGCCACCTCGCCGCGGCTGCAGCTCGAGCTGATCTGCGCCCGGGTGCTGCTGCCCGCCGCCTTCGACGATGAGCGGTCGGTGCAGTCGCGGCTGGAGCGGCTGGAGCGCGGGGCCCTCGCGGGCGGCCTGGGCGGTGGAGCCGGTGCTGGTGCTGGTGGCGGTGCTGGTGGTGGCTTCGCTGGGGCGGCGGGGCCCGGGCCCGCCATGGGGTACGTACCGGGGCCCGACGCTCACGCTCCGGCCGCGCCCCCCGCCGCCGGGCCGTCCGGTCCGGCCGCCGCGCGTGCGGCGATGGCCGGGGGCGGGTCCGGGCAGGGGCAGGCCCCAGGGGGGCCGGGCGGCGCCGAGGCCCCCGACGGGTGGCCCGCGGGTGCGCGACCGGCCGCGGACAGCGGTCCGGGCGGCGCCGCAGACGGAGGACAGCCGGCCGGTGCCCCGGCCGCGCCCGTGGAGGGCGGCGGCGGGCAGCGGCCCGGAGCATGGCCGTCGGGTGCCCAGTCGCCTGCGGTGGAGGGCGGCGGATCGCGGCCCGGAGCCTGGCCCACCGCCTCGGCGCCTGGTTCCGGTGCGTCTGGTGCGTCTGGTGCGTCTGGTGCGGGCGGGCCGTCTGGTGCGTCCGCACCGTCTGGTGCTTCCGATGTCGGCGGTGCGACCGGTGGTGGCGGTGCGTCCGGGGGTGCCTCCGGTGGTGGGGCGCCCGCCAGACAGCCCGGTGGCTGGCCCACCGCCACCGCGCCGGGGCAGGGCGGCGGCCCACCTGCGCAGACGCCCGCGGCGCCCTCCGCGCCGACCGCGTCTTCCGGGCCGGCCTCGCCTCCCGCGTCCGCCGCGCCCTCCGCACCCGCGCAGGGCGCACCGAGCATGGCGCAGGGCGCCGTGCAGGTGCGGCAGATGTGGCCGGACATTCTGGAGGCGGTCAAGAACCGCCGCCGCTTCACCTGGATCCTGCTGAGCCAGAACGCGACGGTGTCCGGCTTCGACGGCACCACCCTCCAGCTCGGCTTCTCCAACGCGGGCGCGCGCGACAGCTTCGTGGGCGGCGGCAGCGAGGATGTCCTGCGGCAGGCGCTCCAAGACGCCATCGGCGTGCAGTGGCGGGTCGAGGCGATCGTCGACCCCTCGGGCGGCACCGGACAGCAGGGCGGCGGCCCGGGCGGCCTCGGGGGTCCGGGCGGTTCCGGCGGCTTCGGCGGAGGCGGTGGCGCCACCGGCGGTGGTGGCTTCGGCGGTGGTGGCGGCTTCGGTGGCGGGAGTGGCCCCGGTGGCGGTGGCCCCGGCGGCGGTGGCCAGTCCGCCGCGCCACGGCAGTCCGCGCCCCGGCCCGCGCCCGCCTCCCCGCCCCCGGCCGCCCCCGCCGCGCCGTCCGGCGCCGTGGACGCGAGCCCGCCCCCCGAGGCGGCGTACCGGGAGCCCGAGCCTCCGCGGGTCGCGCTGGAGGACGACATGCCGGCCGAGGACGACCCGGACCTGGACGACACCGCGCTGAGCGGGCACGACCTGATCGTTCGCGAGCTCGGTGCCACGGTGATCGAGGAGATCGTCAACGAGTAG
- a CDS encoding S1 family peptidase produces MAKRGKAALCAVVGAITLTMAVTPSASAIIGGHDATSPYPFMASVQKDGHHYCGASLIKPDWIVTAGHCTVNVKPQQLSVQVGDLDRTKGAKAKVTKVITHPDFSYEPFRNDVAVMKLDHPVDAKPIKLAAESAPTGTDTRILGWGMTCEDGSECPDPPIRLQELDTKIVPDDRCSENYNADNELCTDSPTKNAQACILDSGGPQIKGRPGRWELIGATSRDGDADPECATGPGIYTDLTAHREWIERATAK; encoded by the coding sequence ATGGCCAAACGCGGCAAGGCGGCACTGTGCGCAGTGGTGGGGGCGATCACGCTCACCATGGCCGTGACACCGTCGGCATCGGCGATCATCGGGGGACACGACGCCACCTCACCGTACCCATTCATGGCGAGCGTGCAGAAGGACGGCCACCACTACTGCGGAGCCTCCCTGATCAAACCGGACTGGATCGTGACCGCCGGGCACTGCACGGTGAACGTCAAGCCCCAGCAGCTTTCCGTCCAGGTCGGCGACCTCGATCGCACGAAGGGTGCCAAAGCGAAGGTCACCAAGGTCATCACACACCCGGACTTCTCCTACGAGCCGTTCCGCAACGACGTGGCTGTCATGAAGCTGGACCACCCCGTGGACGCGAAGCCCATCAAGCTGGCCGCAGAATCAGCTCCGACGGGCACCGACACTCGGATCCTCGGCTGGGGAATGACCTGCGAGGACGGCAGCGAGTGCCCGGATCCCCCGATCCGTCTGCAGGAACTGGACACCAAAATCGTCCCCGACGACCGGTGCAGCGAGAACTACAACGCGGACAACGAGCTGTGCACCGACAGCCCCACCAAGAACGCGCAGGCGTGCATCCTCGACTCCGGCGGGCCGCAGATCAAGGGCCGTCCCGGGCGGTGGGAACTGATCGGGGCGACCAGCCGCGACGGCGACGCCGATCCGGAGTGTGCCACCGGACCCGGCATCTACACCGACCTGACGGCCCACCGCGAATGGATCGAGCGGGCCACCGCGAAGTGA
- the recR gene encoding recombination mediator RecR, with product MYEGVVQDLIDELGRLPGVGPKSAQRIAFHILQSEPTDVRRLAHALTQVKEKVRFCAVCGNVAEAEQCRVCQDPRRDRAIICVVEEPKDVVAIERTREFRGRYHVLGGAISPIEGVGPDDLRIRELLGRLADGTVTELILATDPNLEGEATATYLARMIKPMGLKVTRLASGLPVGGDLEYADEVTLGRAFEGRRLLDV from the coding sequence GTGTACGAGGGCGTGGTCCAGGACCTCATCGACGAGTTGGGCAGGCTGCCCGGCGTCGGTCCCAAGAGCGCGCAGCGGATCGCCTTCCACATCCTCCAGTCCGAGCCCACCGACGTCCGCCGCCTCGCGCATGCGTTGACGCAGGTCAAGGAGAAGGTGCGGTTCTGCGCGGTCTGCGGGAACGTCGCCGAGGCCGAGCAGTGCCGCGTCTGCCAGGATCCCCGCCGCGACCGCGCGATCATCTGCGTGGTCGAGGAGCCGAAGGACGTCGTCGCGATCGAGCGGACGCGTGAGTTCCGGGGCCGCTATCACGTGCTCGGCGGGGCGATCAGCCCCATCGAGGGCGTGGGCCCGGACGATCTGCGGATCAGGGAGCTGCTCGGGCGGCTCGCGGACGGGACGGTCACGGAGCTCATCCTGGCCACCGATCCGAATCTGGAGGGCGAAGCCACCGCCACGTACCTCGCGCGCATGATCAAGCCCATGGGTTTGAAGGTCACTCGCCTGGCCAGCGGCCTCCCTGTCGGTGGAGACCTGGAGTACGCCGACGAGGTCACGCTGGGTCGTGCCTTCGAAGGGAGAAGACTTCTCGATGTCTGA
- a CDS encoding sensor histidine kinase — protein sequence MRTTSRTRQLGNTLRSWALLPSGDGGTAQSFAKRPVSRSPLPPARAADLVLTVVALLLAVWNSFQNPYLGPAAPWANLLIAAVSALPLLARRRTPELVLAVGLLAKVLQVSAFATPLAYYAEGAYRGPHSRRIAWASAGVGLVALAPWNAAVWSSFRTVVTWFAVNFVFSCMVPLLLGLYVGQRRVVVAGLVERAERAEREQRLVAEAAREEERRRIAGEMHDVVSHQVSLIVVHANALSVATHDPEVAGETAQIIQTAGRRALTELREMLGLLRNGPAAGAGEPPTLAGSGAAKGESGAAAHDCAASAERRPVADAAVDRISELADGSRTAGLPVTVLVEGAPQPLAEPVERAAHRVVQEALTNVHKHAPGATTQIHLAFGPRTVRVRIVNGPPEMPAEPAANGEPLLPSGGHGLIGLTERVRLAGGTIESGPTGDGGFRIDAALPTSVPGAPTTGA from the coding sequence GTGAGAACCACCAGTCGCACCCGCCAGCTCGGGAACACGCTGCGCAGCTGGGCGCTCCTGCCCTCCGGCGACGGGGGCACAGCGCAGAGTTTCGCGAAGCGGCCCGTATCGCGCTCGCCTCTCCCCCCGGCGCGCGCCGCGGACCTGGTGCTGACGGTCGTCGCGTTGCTGCTCGCGGTGTGGAACAGTTTCCAGAACCCCTACCTGGGACCGGCCGCTCCCTGGGCGAACCTGCTGATCGCCGCGGTGAGCGCACTGCCGCTGCTCGCACGGCGCCGAACCCCCGAACTGGTACTCGCCGTCGGACTGCTCGCCAAGGTCCTCCAGGTCTCGGCTTTCGCAACGCCCCTCGCCTACTACGCGGAGGGCGCCTATCGCGGCCCGCACAGCCGCCGGATCGCCTGGGCCTCGGCCGGTGTCGGGCTGGTGGCCCTCGCGCCCTGGAATGCGGCAGTATGGTCCAGCTTTCGGACCGTGGTGACCTGGTTCGCGGTGAACTTCGTCTTCTCCTGCATGGTGCCGCTGCTGCTGGGGCTCTACGTGGGCCAACGGCGCGTCGTCGTCGCCGGTCTCGTCGAACGGGCGGAGCGCGCCGAGCGGGAACAGCGGCTTGTCGCCGAGGCCGCGCGGGAAGAGGAGCGCCGGCGCATCGCCGGCGAGATGCACGACGTGGTCTCCCACCAGGTGAGTCTGATCGTCGTACACGCCAACGCGCTCAGCGTTGCCACTCACGACCCGGAGGTGGCAGGCGAGACCGCGCAGATCATCCAGACGGCCGGTCGGCGCGCGCTCACCGAACTCCGCGAGATGCTGGGGCTCCTCAGAAACGGCCCGGCCGCCGGTGCCGGGGAGCCACCGACACTCGCGGGAAGCGGCGCTGCGAAGGGTGAGTCAGGGGCCGCGGCACACGATTGCGCCGCGTCGGCCGAGCGGCGGCCCGTCGCCGACGCGGCCGTCGACAGGATCTCCGAGCTGGCCGACGGCTCCCGGACCGCCGGGCTGCCCGTCACCGTGCTCGTCGAGGGCGCGCCGCAGCCGCTGGCAGAGCCGGTCGAGCGTGCCGCACACCGGGTCGTGCAGGAGGCTCTGACCAACGTGCACAAGCACGCCCCAGGCGCCACGACGCAGATTCACCTCGCATTCGGCCCGCGAACCGTGCGGGTACGGATCGTCAACGGCCCGCCTGAGATGCCCGCCGAGCCAGCTGCCAACGGTGAGCCTCTGCTGCCCAGCGGGGGACACGGGCTGATCGGGCTGACGGAGCGGGTCCGCCTGGCCGGAGGCACCATCGAGTCCGGGCCCACCGGTGACGGGGGCTTCCGGATCGATGCCGCGCTGCCCACCTCGGTGCCCGGAGCGCCCACAACCGGAGCTTGA